The DNA window CGGCAAGGCCGGCGCCATCGCGCTGGCCAACAAGGAATGCCTGGTCTGCGCCGGGGACCTGTTCATGCGCGCGGCGGCGGCTGCCGGAACGCGCGTGCTGCCGGTCGATTCGGAGCACAACGCCATTTTCCAGGCCCTCGACCCGGACAACTTGGACGGCGTTGCGGAGATCATTCTCACGGCCTCGGGCGGGCCGTTCAGGGAGATGCCGCGCGAGGCGATGGCGCGCGTCACGCTGGCCGAGGCCCTGCGCCATCCCCGCTGGGTCATGGGGGCCAAGATCACGATTGATTCGGCGACCCTCATGAACAAGGGGCTCGAACTGATCGAGGCCCACCATCTCTTCGGCTTTTCGCCCGACAGGCTTTCCGTTCTGGTTCACCCCCAGTCGGTCGTGCACGGGCTGGTCCGCTATGTCGACGGTTCCCTGCTCGCCCAACTCGGCAGCCCGGACATGCGCACGCCCATCGCCCATTGCCTCGCCTGGCCGGAGCGGATGGCCGTTCCGGTCCAGCCACTGGACCTTGCCCGTCTCGGCACACTGACCTTTGAAGAGCCGGACCGCGACCGGTTTCCCTGCCTTGCCCTCGCCGAACAGGCGCTGCGCCGCGGCGGCGCGGCGACAAATGTCCTCAACGCGGCCAACGAAGTCGCCGTCGGGGCCTTCCTCGGCGAGAGGATCGGCTATCTCGATATCGCTGCCGTCGTCGAGGAGACACTGTCGGCCTGCGAAGGGCAGGGGCTCCTGTCCCGGCTTGCGTCGGTGGAGGCGGCGATCGTCCTCGACCGCGAGGCCCGCCGGCATGCCGCAGAACGGGTCGTCGCTTGGCAAGGGGCGCACTGAAAGCCTGCCGGCTGCCATTTTTCCGTCAGAAAGACGTCTGACAGGCGGACCCTGGTTAATAATTGTGAAGGAATTTGCGTAAAACTGTGGTGAGCGGAGCGCCGTCGGTGCCGCGTCCGAGGCCGGTCGCTGGTATCATGACGTCGCTTTGTGTTCGCCGGCTTGGCGATCATGGAAAGCAGCCCATGTGGGCGGTTTGTGTTTCCATTGGACGTGCCGGGCGGACATGCGATAGTGAAACCCAAATGGCCGGGGTGTGGCTGTTCGCATTGCACAGGGAAGAGCGGTAAGCGATGAACGTCGTCCTGGGACTGTACAACGGGTTGATCGGCACGATCGTGCCGTTCCTTTTTGTGTTGCTCGTTGTCGTCTTCTTTCATGAACTCGGTCACTTTCTTGTCGCGCGCTGGTGCGGCGTCAAGGTGAAGGCCTTCTCGATCGGCTTCGGCCCGGAACTCTTCGGGTTCAATGATTCGAAGGGAACGCGCTGGCGCCTCGCGGCCATTCCCCTCGGCGGCTATGTAAAGTTCGTCGACGACCTCAATCCGGCCAGCGCGCCGACCGGCGAGACGCCGGTCCAGCTTGCGCCCGAAGACGAGGCCGGCCGTTTCCAGACCAAGAGCATCGGACGGCGGGCGGCGATCGTCGCGGCAGGTCCGATTGCGAATTTCCTTTTGGCGATCGCCATCTTCACCGTTTTCTTCATGGCCTACGGCAAGATGGTCTTCCCGCCCGAGGTTGGCGCTGTCATGCCCGACAGCGCGGCCGCCGAGGCGGGCTTCCAGCCGGGCGACCAGATCGTCTCGATCGACGGCAGCAAGATTCGCATCTTCGAGGACATCCAGCGTGTTGTCAGCACCAGCGCCAATGAGACCCTGACCTTCGGCATCGAGCGGAACGGCCGGTCGATCACGCTGCAGGCGGCGCCGCAGTGGCAGGAACTCGACGACGGCTTCGGCAACAAGATGCGCATCGGCCTGCTCGGCATCAAGCCGGTGGAAGACAGCGCCCAGCTGGAGCGCTTCGACCTCTTCTCGGCGGTCGGCGAGGCGACCTTCCGCTGCTATGACATCATGTCCCGCTCCCTCGGCTACATTGCCAATGTCGTCAGAGGGATCGAGAAGCCCGATCAGCTGGGTGGCCCGATCCGGGTGGCGCAGATTTCCGGAGAGGTGGCGACGCTGGGCTTTGCCGCTCTCGTCAATCTGGCGGCGGTTCTGTCGGTCAGCATCGGGTTGATCAATCTCTTTCCGATTCCGCTGCTCGACGGCGGGCACCTGATGTTCTATGCCCTGGAGGCGCTGCGCGGACGTCCGTTGTCCGAGCGCGCTCAAGGGCTTGGCTTCCAGATCGGACTGGCCATCGTGCTTGCGATGATGCTCTTTGCGACCTGGAACGACATCGCACGGGGGATCAATATCGGCTGATGCTGCGTGCTCCCGCACCGGATTGCGGGGGCCTGTTGCGGGCCGGATGAAAATGTTGGAGTGGATCGCGACGGCGAGTCTTCCCGGTCGGTCGGGCGGAAATCGTTACGATCTAGATAAATTGAAACGGACAAGCGTTGCCGCTGCGCAACGTCTTGCCCGGGAAACGCACCGGCAGGCGCGCATGTGCTTGCCAATGATGGCAAACCCTGTAGAACCGTCAAATACGTGACGGGGTCTGCGTCCGCTCTGAGCGGCGAATCGGGCAAGTGAACAGCAGGTTCGAGTATCTCATGAGATCATTCTTCAAAGTGATGAAAGTCGTAGCTATCGCGGCAATGGTCGCTACGGCGGTTCCTGTTGTTGGCGACGGCCTTCCGCTTATCGGCAGTACTGCTGCTCACGCGGATGTGGTCAGAAGCATTTCGGTCCGCGGCAATACCCGTGTCGATGCGAGCACAATTACCTCCTACATCACCATCAAGCCCGGCCGGACCTTCGGTCCGCTCGACGTCGATGCTTCGACCAAGGCGCTCTTTGACACCGGTCTTTTCTCGGACGTGAAGATCGCCTCGGCCCGCGGCGTTCTGTTGGTGACCGTGGTCGAGAACCCGATCATCGGCCGTGTCGCCTTCGAGGGGAACGACAAGTACGACGACAAGACCCTTGCCGCGATCGCCGAGCTCAAGCCTCGCTCCGTTCTGACGGACGCCAAGGTCCAGACCGACACTCAGCGCATTCTGGAACTCTATCGCCGCAACGGCCGCTACAATGCGTCGGTCGAGCCGCAGATCATCGATCGTGGCGAGAACCGCGTCGACCTCATCTACAAGATTGACGAGGGTCCGCGCACCGAGATCTCCAAGATCACCTTCATCGGCAACAAGGCGTTCAGCGACGGTCGCCTGCAGAGCGTGATCCAGTCCCGCGAATCCGGCATTCTCGGCTGGCTGCGGACGTCCGACAACTACGATCCCGATCGCTTGAGCTCCGACCAGGAAGCCCTGCGTCAGTTCTACTATCGTCACGGCTATGCGGACTTCCGCGTGATCTCCGCCGTCGCCGATTTCGACCGCGATCAGAACGCCTTCTTCATCACCTTCACGGTCGATGAGGGCCAGCAGTACACGTTCGGCGACATCAAGGTCGAATCCACTCTCAAGGACCTCGATGCAGCCAAGCTGCAGAAGGATGCCCGCACGGTTCCAGGCAGCGTCTACAATTCGGACCAGGTCCAGAAGACGCTTGAGGACATGACGCTGGCAGTGACTTCCAAGGGCTATGCCTTCGCCCAGGTCCGTCCGCGCGGTGAGCGTGACTACGACGCCCACACCATCTCGATCACCTACTATGTCGACGAGGGCGCCCGCACCTACATCGAGCGCATCAACGTCATCGGCAACACCCGCACCAAGGACGAGGTGATTCGCCGCGAGTTCGATCTGGCCGAGGGTGACGCCTACAATCAGGTACTGATCGACAAGGCCGAGCGCCGGCTCAACAATCTCGGTTATTTCAGCAGCGTTCGCATCTTCTCCGAACAGGGCTCCGCTCCGGACCGGGTGGTCGTGAACGTGCAGGTCGAAGACAAGTCCACCGGTGAAATCTCCATCGGCGGCGGCTACTCGACCGATGCCGGCTTCATCGCGCAGGTGTCGCTGTCCGAGCAGAACTTCCTCGGCCGTGGCCAGCAGGTGAAGATCGCGGCGGGTCGTGGCGAGGACACCCAGACTTACAGCCTGTCCTTCACCGAGCCCTATTTCCTCGGCCGCCGACTGGCCGCCGGGTTCGACATCTTCCGTGACTCCATCGGCAGCACGACCGATCGCCTGCACCCCTATGACGAAATCGTCACCGGCGGCACGCTGCGCTTCGGTATCCCGCTGACCGAGGAACTCACGCTCGGCCTGAACTACAACATCTCCCAGTCCGACATCAGCAACATCCATCCGGCCTACACGACTCCCGCTTTCGGTGGCACGGGTGCCGCCAGCCTGGTTGTTCCGGAAAAGCGCCTGACGTCGTCGGTTGGCTACTCGCTCACCTACAACACCATCGACAATTTCCAGATGCCGCGTGAAGGCATCTTCGCGAAGTTCTCGCAGGAAGGTGCCGGTGTCGGCGGTGACGCGCAGTATCTCAAGACGACGATCCAGGCGGACTACTACAAGGAGTTCCTGCCTGACTACGGTATGATCGGTCACTTGGGTGCCAAGGCCGGCCATGTCATGGGTCTTGGCCAGGATCTCGCCTATACCGACCACTTCCGCATGGGCAACGATCTGGTGCGCGGCTTCTCGACGGGCGGCATTGGTCCGCGCGACGCGACGACGGGCTACACGCTCGGTGGCCAGTTCTATGTCGGCGGTACGGCGGAAACGATCTTCCCGATGCCGCTGATCCCGGCAGACCTCGGCTTCTACGGCTCGCTCTTCGCCGACGCCGGCACGGTCTGGGACGTCGACAGCGGGACCGTGTCCTCGACCGGCGCGACCGTCATCGGCGACGATGCCTCCATTCGTGCCTCGGTTGGCTTCGGTGTTCTCTGGCAGTCGCCCTTCGGTCTGCTGCGAGCGAACTTCGCGGTGCCGGTGTCGAAGGATAGTGCCGACAAGACCCAGATCTTCAGCTTCTCCGGTGGCACGAAGTTCTGATCGGTCTTCAGAAATGATGGGAAAAGGCCGCCGCTCCGGCGGCCTTTTTCTTTGAAGAGTCCGATTTGGCCGAAATTCGATTCCAAAACGCCGGCAACAACGCTATGGCAAGGTGACAATGAGAGGCGGTGGCCTCCTCGTCCGGCACCTGACGATCCGGCATCTTGATATGCATGACGTCCGGGCCCCGGCCGACCAACAATGACGAAGCCCTGTGACGATGTCCGATCCAAAGTTCTTCCATCCCGTTCGCAGCCTGACAGCCGCTGAAATTGCCGAATTTGTCGGTGGCACCTTGGCGAGCGGCGATCCGGAAACGCGGATCGATGCGGTGGCGCCGATCGGCGACGCGGGCCCCGGCCAGCTCACCTTCCTCGACAATCCCCGTTATGCGCCGCAACTGCGCGAGACCCGGGCTGCCATCTGCATCTGCGCTGCGAAATACGCCGCGATGGCGCCCGAGGGCGTCGCGGTCATCGTGGCGGCCGCGCCCTACCGCGCCAGCGCCCAGGTCGTGCAGGCGCTCTTCCCGGACGCCACGAAACTGAAGGGTTCCTTCGGCAACGAGGGCATTCACCCAAGTGCTGTGGTCGATCCGTCTGCCCGGCTTGAAGCGGGCGTGACGGTCGAGCCCGGAGCGGTGATCGGTCCCGAGGTCGAGATCGGTTCGGGCACCGTCGTCTGCGCCAATGCCGTGATCGGCAAGGGTGTGCGCATTGGGCGCGACGGCTATGTCGGTCCGGGTGCCAGCGTTCTCTACGCGCTTGTCGGCAACCGCGTGATCCTGCATCCGGGGTGCCGGATCGGTCAGGACGGCTTCGGCTTTGCCATGGGGCCGGGCGGCCACCTGAAGGTGCCGCAGATCGGCCGCGTCATCATCCAGGACGACGTCGAAATCGGTGCTAACACGACGATCGATCGCGGGTCGAACCGCGACACGATCATCGGCGAGGGAACCAAGATCGACAACGCCGTGCAGGTTGGGCACAACGTCGTCGTCGGGCGCCATTGCGTTATCGTCTCGCAGAGCGGCATTTCCGGCAGCACGCGGCTCGACGACTATGTGGCGCTTGGTGGCCAGGCGGGCCTGTCCGGCCACCTGCATATCGGCATGGGCGCCCAGGTTGCCGGCAACAGCGGCGTTGCCGATGATATTCCTGCCGGAGAGCGCTGGATGGGATCGCCCGCCAAGCCGATCCGGCAGTTCATGAAGGAAACAAGAACGCTGCGCAAACTTGCGGCGGCAGCCAGTGGAGAAAAGGACAGTGACTGAGACGGTGGGGCAGGACAACGCGGGCGGATCCGGCAAGACGCTGGAAGTCATGGATATCATGCGGCTCCTGGAACTGTTGCCGCATCGCTATCCTTTTCTTCTAATCGACCGCGTGATCGATGTCGACGGTGACGAATCCGGCGTCGGCATCAAGAACGTGACGATCAACGAGCCGCATTTCACGGGACATTTCCCCGCGGCGCCGGTGATGCCGGGCGTCCTGATGATCGAAGGCATGGCGCAGACCGCCGGCGCGATGTGCGTGGCCTCGCGAGAGGGCAACGCGACGCCCAAGCTCGTCTATTTCATGACGGTCGACAAGGTGAAGTTCCGCAAGCCGGTCGGACCGGGGGACGTCGTCGAATATCACCTCAAGAAGATCAAGAAGCGGGGCAACATGTGGTGGTACTACGCCGAGGCAAAAGTGGCCGGCGTGAAGGTGGCCGAGGCCGAGCTCAGCGCCATGCTTGTTGACGCGTGAGCGATATGGCCGAGATTCATCCGACGGCGATCGTTGCTGAAAGTGCTGTGCTGGGCAAAGGGGTCCGGATCGGTCCTTTCTCGACGGTCGGGCCGAATGTGACGCTTGAGGACGGCGTCGAACTTGTGTCCCATGCCATCGTCGACGGGCACACGCATATCGGCGCCCGAACGCGCCTGTTCCCCTTTGCGTCGGCCGGTCTTGCGCCGCAGGACCTGAAGTACAAGGGTGAGCCGAGCCGCCTTGTTGTCGGGTCGGACACGGTCGTCCGCGAACATGCCACGCTGCATCTCGGCACCGAGGGTGGCGGCATGGAGACACGTGTTGGCAACCGCTGCCTGCTGATGGTCGGTGTCCACATCGCCCATGACTGCAAGGTCGGCGACAACGTGATCCTTGCCAACAATGCGACCCTGGCCGGGCACGTCGAGATCGGCGACCACGTCATCCTTGGCGGCCTCAGTGCGGTCCATCAGTGGGTGCGCATCGGCGACCATGCCTTTGTTGGCGGCATGAGCGGCGTGACCGCCGATCTCATCCCCTTCGGCATGCTGACGGGCAACCGCGGCCGCCTCAACGGCCTCAATCTCGTCGGCCTTCGGCGGGCGGGCTATCCGCGCGAGGACATCCATACCCTGCGT is part of the Hartmannibacter diazotrophicus genome and encodes:
- a CDS encoding 1-deoxy-D-xylulose-5-phosphate reductoisomerase; this encodes MVMQTAMEKTVVAQPVPAHAPKTLSILGASGSIGQSTLDLVQRNPDRFAVVALTANTNAEALADAALKVRPRIVAVADDRAYPALAERLAGTGVTVLAGADGVVAAASEPVDILVSAIVGAAGLPPSLAAIGKAGAIALANKECLVCAGDLFMRAAAAAGTRVLPVDSEHNAIFQALDPDNLDGVAEIILTASGGPFREMPREAMARVTLAEALRHPRWVMGAKITIDSATLMNKGLELIEAHHLFGFSPDRLSVLVHPQSVVHGLVRYVDGSLLAQLGSPDMRTPIAHCLAWPERMAVPVQPLDLARLGTLTFEEPDRDRFPCLALAEQALRRGGAATNVLNAANEVAVGAFLGERIGYLDIAAVVEETLSACEGQGLLSRLASVEAAIVLDREARRHAAERVVAWQGAH
- the rseP gene encoding RIP metalloprotease RseP, with amino-acid sequence MNVVLGLYNGLIGTIVPFLFVLLVVVFFHELGHFLVARWCGVKVKAFSIGFGPELFGFNDSKGTRWRLAAIPLGGYVKFVDDLNPASAPTGETPVQLAPEDEAGRFQTKSIGRRAAIVAAGPIANFLLAIAIFTVFFMAYGKMVFPPEVGAVMPDSAAAEAGFQPGDQIVSIDGSKIRIFEDIQRVVSTSANETLTFGIERNGRSITLQAAPQWQELDDGFGNKMRIGLLGIKPVEDSAQLERFDLFSAVGEATFRCYDIMSRSLGYIANVVRGIEKPDQLGGPIRVAQISGEVATLGFAALVNLAAVLSVSIGLINLFPIPLLDGGHLMFYALEALRGRPLSERAQGLGFQIGLAIVLAMMLFATWNDIARGINIG
- the bamA gene encoding outer membrane protein assembly factor BamA, translating into MRSFFKVMKVVAIAAMVATAVPVVGDGLPLIGSTAAHADVVRSISVRGNTRVDASTITSYITIKPGRTFGPLDVDASTKALFDTGLFSDVKIASARGVLLVTVVENPIIGRVAFEGNDKYDDKTLAAIAELKPRSVLTDAKVQTDTQRILELYRRNGRYNASVEPQIIDRGENRVDLIYKIDEGPRTEISKITFIGNKAFSDGRLQSVIQSRESGILGWLRTSDNYDPDRLSSDQEALRQFYYRHGYADFRVISAVADFDRDQNAFFITFTVDEGQQYTFGDIKVESTLKDLDAAKLQKDARTVPGSVYNSDQVQKTLEDMTLAVTSKGYAFAQVRPRGERDYDAHTISITYYVDEGARTYIERINVIGNTRTKDEVIRREFDLAEGDAYNQVLIDKAERRLNNLGYFSSVRIFSEQGSAPDRVVVNVQVEDKSTGEISIGGGYSTDAGFIAQVSLSEQNFLGRGQQVKIAAGRGEDTQTYSLSFTEPYFLGRRLAAGFDIFRDSIGSTTDRLHPYDEIVTGGTLRFGIPLTEELTLGLNYNISQSDISNIHPAYTTPAFGGTGAASLVVPEKRLTSSVGYSLTYNTIDNFQMPREGIFAKFSQEGAGVGGDAQYLKTTIQADYYKEFLPDYGMIGHLGAKAGHVMGLGQDLAYTDHFRMGNDLVRGFSTGGIGPRDATTGYTLGGQFYVGGTAETIFPMPLIPADLGFYGSLFADAGTVWDVDSGTVSSTGATVIGDDASIRASVGFGVLWQSPFGLLRANFAVPVSKDSADKTQIFSFSGGTKF
- the lpxD gene encoding UDP-3-O-(3-hydroxymyristoyl)glucosamine N-acyltransferase — protein: MSDPKFFHPVRSLTAAEIAEFVGGTLASGDPETRIDAVAPIGDAGPGQLTFLDNPRYAPQLRETRAAICICAAKYAAMAPEGVAVIVAAAPYRASAQVVQALFPDATKLKGSFGNEGIHPSAVVDPSARLEAGVTVEPGAVIGPEVEIGSGTVVCANAVIGKGVRIGRDGYVGPGASVLYALVGNRVILHPGCRIGQDGFGFAMGPGGHLKVPQIGRVIIQDDVEIGANTTIDRGSNRDTIIGEGTKIDNAVQVGHNVVVGRHCVIVSQSGISGSTRLDDYVALGGQAGLSGHLHIGMGAQVAGNSGVADDIPAGERWMGSPAKPIRQFMKETRTLRKLAAAASGEKDSD
- the fabZ gene encoding 3-hydroxyacyl-ACP dehydratase FabZ, whose translation is MDIMRLLELLPHRYPFLLIDRVIDVDGDESGVGIKNVTINEPHFTGHFPAAPVMPGVLMIEGMAQTAGAMCVASREGNATPKLVYFMTVDKVKFRKPVGPGDVVEYHLKKIKKRGNMWWYYAEAKVAGVKVAEAELSAMLVDA
- the lpxA gene encoding acyl-ACP--UDP-N-acetylglucosamine O-acyltransferase — protein: MAEIHPTAIVAESAVLGKGVRIGPFSTVGPNVTLEDGVELVSHAIVDGHTHIGARTRLFPFASAGLAPQDLKYKGEPSRLVVGSDTVVREHATLHLGTEGGGMETRVGNRCLLMVGVHIAHDCKVGDNVILANNATLAGHVEIGDHVILGGLSAVHQWVRIGDHAFVGGMSGVTADLIPFGMLTGNRGRLNGLNLVGLRRAGYPREDIHTLRAAYRFLFAGNDPLKARIERLEAEYAGTGLVDRLIAFLKAGSDREISTPLAAGEGPEE